From a region of the Hypanus sabinus isolate sHypSab1 chromosome 2, sHypSab1.hap1, whole genome shotgun sequence genome:
- the polr2d gene encoding DNA-directed RNA polymerase II subunit RPB4 produces MAACGTEARVGDVEEDASQLVFPKEFESSETLLNSEVHMLLEHRKQQNESAEDEQELSEVFMKTLNYTARFSRFKNRETIASVRSLLLQKKLHKFELASLANLCPETAEEAKALIPSLEGRFEDEELQQILDDIQTKRSFQY; encoded by the exons ATGGCGGCGTGCGGCACCGAGGCCCGAGTGGGAGACGTGGAGGAGGACGCCTCGCAGCTCGTCTTCCCCAAAG AGTTCGAGAGTTCAGAGACACTGTTGAACTCTGAAGTTCatatgctgctggaacacaggaAACAACAGAATGAGAGTGCAGAGGATGAACAGGAGCTTTCAGAGGTTTTCATGAAAACGTTGAACTACACAGCCAGGTTCAGCCGGTTCAAAAACAGGGAGACCATTGCAAGTGTGAGAAG TCTGCTGTTACAGAAGAAATTGCACAAATTTGAGCTGGCCAGCCTGGCTAACTTGTGTCCTGAAACAGCTGAAGAGGCCAAAGCTCTTATTCCCAG cttggaaGGTCGATTTGAAGACGAAGAGCTGCAGCAGATTCTTGACGACATTCAGACCAAGCGAAGCTTCCAGTATTAA